From Haliaeetus albicilla chromosome 31, bHalAlb1.1, whole genome shotgun sequence, one genomic window encodes:
- the LOC138683148 gene encoding electroneutral sodium bicarbonate exchanger 1-like, protein MLWAVLFAYGKKNLLQVRGFRAVPEGGGGTQRRDGSWTRVDAGVDDGWEDVRELSTPSPNFSLLVVAKQRHDEEAVIDRGRRSNAVSVRYEKEELEGHRTLYVGARMPLVRQSHRHHRRHSQKHREGEREKDSAPTEQGYHCKSHRSPSQRVQFILRTKEDEQHVPHHLFSELDEICVKEGRDAEWKETARWLKFEEDVEDGGERWSKPYVGTLSLHSLSELRSCISKGSVLLDICANSIEEIADMILAQQEQSTEFDEHTRARVREVLLRKHHHQNEKTTTLLPAVCSFADVSKRQSDLHLLYKPAQTITPCPSPTAAEAKDGVNPESGAMDLSKAELHFMKKIPTGAEASNVLVGELDFLHQPIVAFVRLSLAVLLSGMTEVPIPTRFLFVLLGPEGKAHQYHEIGRSMATIMTDEVFRDVAYKAENEADLVAGIDEFLDQVTVLPPGEWDPSIRIEPPKNVPSQEKRKMPGALDDSASHSMLEKHSGPELQRTGRLFGGLSLDVKRKAPWFWSDFRDGLSLQCLASFLFLYCACMSPVITFGGLLGEATNGHISAMESLLGASMAGVVYCLFAGQPLTILGSTGPVLVFEKILYKFCKEYTLSYLSLRACIGLWTAFLCIVLVATDASCLVCYVTRFTEEAFASLICIIFIYEALEKLSHLRDTYPVHMHSKLDFLTSYYCKCEAPTHPSNETLRFWASNKINVSGIAWENLTVTECRYLRGEFQGPACGRDGPYTPDVFLWCCILFFATFALSSFLKKFKTSHYFPTRVRSTVSDFAVFLTIVIMVLLDFVVGIPSPKLQVPHAFKPTRDDRGWFINPIGPNPWWTVLAALVPALLCTILIFMDQQISAVIVNRKEHKLKKGCGYHLDLFVVAVMLGVCSVMGLPWFVAATVLSITHVNSLKVESDCSAPGEQPKFLGIREQRVTGLLIFVLMGCSVFFTSVLKFIPMPVLYGVFLYMGVSSLRGIQFFDRLKLFWMPAKHQPDFIYLRHVPLRKVHLFTVIQLTCLVLLWTIKVSRAAIIFPMMVLALVFVRKAMDFCFSKRELGFLDDLMPERKKKLDDARNEAGESEIIILDEMSQTTVWKAL, encoded by the exons atgttatgggctgttttatttgcgtatgggaagaaaaacctcctacaagtccgtggttttagggctgtgcctgaaggaggaggaggcacgcagaggcgtgatggctcgtggactcgcgtggacgcaggggtggatgatggctgggaggacgtaagggagctctccacccccagccccaacttttcccttcttgtcgttgctaaacagagacatgacgaggaggcagtgattgaccggggaagaaggagcaacgctgtcagtgttcgctatgagaaggaggagttggaag GCCACCGGACCCTGTACGTGGGCGCGCGGATgccactggttaggcagagccaccggcatcaccgacgccacagccagaagcatcgggaaggggaacgggagaaggactctgccccgacggagcagggctaccactgtaagtcccacc gctccccgtcccagcgggtgcagttcattctcaggaccaaggaggacgagcagcacgtccctcaccacttgttctccgagctggatgagatctgcgtaaaagagggccgagatgccgagtggaaggaaacggcaag gtggctgaagtttgaggaggacgtggaagacggcggcgagcgctggagcaagccctacgttggcacgctgtccttgcacagcctctccgagctgaggagctgcatcagcaaggggtcggtgctgctggacatttgtgccaacagcatcgaagagattgcag atatgatcctggcccagcaagaacagtccacggaGTTTGACGAGCACACGCGGGCGCGAgttcgagaagtccttttgaggaagcaccaccatcagaacgagaagacaaccacccttctccccgctgtctgctcgtttgctgatgtgagcaagaggcagtcagacctgcacctcctctacaagccag cccaaacaatcaccccttgtccttctcccaccgctgcggaagctaaagatggggtgaaccctgagagcggagcaatggatttaagcaag gcggagctgcacttcatgaagaaaatccccaccggggctgaagcatccaacgtgctcgtaggagagctggatttccttcaccagcccatcgtggcatttgtccgcctgagcctggctgtcctcctctcaggcatgacggaagttcccatcccaacaag gttcctgtttgttttgcttggaccagaaggaaaagcccatcagtaccatgagatcggcaggtccatggccactatcatgacggatgag gttttccgtgaCGTTGCCTATAAAGCCGAGAACGAGGCTGACCTCGTGGCTGGCATCgacgagtttctggatcaggtcacggtcttgccgccaggagagtgggatccatcgatccgaatcgagcccccgaaaaacgtcccttcgcag gaaaaaaggaagatgccaggagctcttgatgacagtgcttctcacagcatgctggagaaacacagtggccctgaactgcagcggacgggaag gctctttggaggtttgagcctggacgtgaagcggaaagccccgtggttctggagcgacttccgggatggtctgagcctgcagtgcctggcgtccttcctcttcctctactgtgcctgcatgtcccctgtcatcacctttgggggactgctgggggaggcgaccaatggccacata agtgccatggagtcgctgctgggcgcgtccatggccggcgtggtgtattgcctctttgccggccaacctctcaccatcctcggcagcaCCGGACCCGTCCTCGTGTTTGAGAAGATCCTCTACAAgttctgcaa ggagtacacgctctcctatctgtctctgcgggcgtgcattgggctgtggaccgccttcttgtgcatagtgctggtggccaccgacgccagctgtttggtgtgctacgtcacccgcttcacggaagaagcctttgcctccctcatctgcatcatcttcatctacgaggctctggagaagctgagtcacctgcgagacacctaccctgtgcacatgcacagcaagctggacttcctcaccagctacta ctgtaagtgtgaggcaccgacccatcccagcaacgaaacgctgcgtttctgggcgagcaacaagatcaacgtgtctggcatcgcctgggaaaacctcacggtgacc gaatgtcggtatttgcgtggggagtttcaaggacctgcctgtggacgcgacggcccctacacgcctgacgtgttcctctggtgctgcatcctcttcttcgccacctttgccctgtcaagcttcttgaagaagtttaaaaccagccactactttccaaccaga gtacggtccacagtgagcgactttgctgttttcctcaccatcgtcatcatggtgctccttgactttgtggttgggatcccatcgccgaagctccaggtcccccatgcgttcaag cctaccagagacgaccgcgggtggttcatcaaccccataggacccaacccttggtggacggtgttggctgcgctcgtcccagctctgctctgcaccatcttgatattcatggaccagcagatcagtgccgttattgtgaacaggaaggagcacaagctgaag aaaggatgcgggtaccacctggaccttttcgtggtggccgtgatgctcggggtgtgctctgtgatggggctgccctggtttgtggctgcgaccgtcctgtccatcacccacgtgaatagcctcaaagtagagtctgactgctcagctccaggagaacaacccaagtttctggggatacgagagcagagagtcactggcttgctgatctttgtgctcatgggctgctccgtcttcttcacttccgtgttaaag tttataccaatgcctgtgctttatggtgtctttctctacatgggtgtgtcgtcgctcagaggaattcag ttctttgatcgcttgaagctgttttggatgccggcgaaacaccagccggatttcatctacctgcggcacgtgcccttgcgaaaggtgcatttgttcacggtgatccagctgacctgcctcgtcctgctctggaccatcaaggtgtcccgtgccgccatcatctttcccatgatg gttttggctctcgtctttgtccggaaagcgatggatttctgcttctcaaagcgagagctcggctttctggatgaccttatgccagaaaggaagaagaagttggacgatgccagaaatgaagccggagaa tctgagattattatcctggatgaaatgtcacaaacgaccgtatggaaggctctc